The sequence below is a genomic window from Lelliottia sp. JS-SCA-14.
TCGGGCAGCGCATCCAGGCATTTCGGGTTAAGTGCCAGCGCAGAGCGGGCGTTGGAACCCTGCGGATCGATAAACACTTTGTTGGGAAAATTCGACAGTTCGATGTAGCGCGTTGTGATGCTGCGCTGCTGGCAAAAGAGCGTGGCGGGCAGTTCAGCCAGGCCATTTCCTGAGCACAGGATCATTTTCCTCAGGCCGTTCAGCTCTGGTTTGTTCATCAGCTGGAGCAGGATATACAGATAAATGTTCCAACAGCGTTGATACTCCAGCTTCTGAATCAAAAATTCGCGTGATCCACGGATATCGCTATCAATGCGGCTAAAAAGCGAGGGCTTCTGTTGCTGAAAAGCGTCCGGTGTGGGGAGATTCATTTCCCCGGCGATGCGGCACAGAGTGATGTCGCTGAGATTTTCGCTGAGCCACTCCGAGATCGGCTCCCAGGGGGAAATCGCGACAATCGCTTGCTGCTCGTCGGCGGGCAGGGCGTTGATCACGCGGGAATAAAATTGCGCGTTCTCGATGGTTTCCATGTAAAAGCCAATCATCTCACACCTGCCGATAAAGCCAGTTCTCCGGCTCGCCCACGTTAAACAGGTTTTGCAGAACGTCCTGCTGCATCGCCAGCACCATGCCATTGCTGTCGTTCAGGGTTTTGCATTCGGCGGCGATCTGCTCCAGCGAATCCCAGAGCGTGTTGAGCTGTGACTGATTGGCGGCGGGCAGGCGGGTGAAGAGCGTACGCAGGCCGTGCGCGCCGGCGGGGATCCCGAGCTGGGTCAGGAGCTGATAGCGCTGTCGGCTGTTTTCCAGAAGCTGCTCATACACTGTGAAAATGCTGGCGTTCAGCGCCTCCAGTTCCTGCGCGTTGCGCGCGATCAGCAGCTGACGCTGATCCTTCAGCAGGGATTTCAGCTGGCCGTAACGGTTACGGTCATCAACCATCCCCTGGATCAGCGTTTTGACGCTCTGTGCGGCGTTACTCATGTTTACCTCTGATAGTATTGCTCTATCGCGCTGGTCAGGGCATCGAGATCGACGCTGATTTTCCCGCTGGCGATAGCCTCTTTCATGCTGGCGACGCGCGCCATATCGACTTCTGGCATCGTAGCCAGCTGCGTCTGCGCATCTCCGAGAACCGGGTCAATGGCAGTGGTGCGTGCGACTTTCATCTCCTCAGCACCTGCGGTGCGAGTCTGTGCTGTCGCACTGGACTGATTGATCGCGCTCGTCATGGCGTACTGTGGGGATGTCACTTTCATCGCTTACTCCATCTTCTTGTTTGTGCAGGTTGCGTCAGCTATCTGGCGGGCGGAAAAAACCTTTCCGATCTCCTTACCCCTGTAAAGCGACGCGCTGAGGGCGAAACTTAAACCCGGCGTAAAGTTTTTTAATTTTTCGCGCTGAGGTTTGTTCGGACCACGCCCATGTCGCTGACGATGGCGGTCACTTCCCGCTCGCTGCTCTCATTTTTCACTTTGATCATCTCGCCTTTGCGCCCTTTTTTGGTGGCGATCCCCATGGTGCGGGCCTCGACGCCGTCCTGATCGGCAATCATCAGCACCCGCTGACCGCGCTCGACCATCACCGGCGAATCCAGCTGACTCATGCTCAACGGCTGAAGTTCACGCACGCGGCGCTTGAGCGTCAGGCCCACCACGTCGTCGGGATGGGTAATGTATCCGCTGCGCAAGTTGCTGATATTGAACTTCTTCAGGGTGATATCGGAGGGACCGAGCACATGCCCGCGCTCAAGGGTGTTTTTGGCCATCAGCACGGAAAGATAGATATCCGGTTTGACCGTCACCGCCACTTCCCAGCCGTTCGCGCTGTCACAGCGCACGTCAAAGCGCAGCCTGCGCAGATCGAGGCGCTCGCCCGAGGGCATGCTGACCGTCAGCGGCGCGCCACACGGGGCGTATTGCGAGATCTCAGAAGGAATAAACAGATTGAGCTTCGCCTGGTAATCCTCCCAGCGATTGCGCTGCGCTTCCTGGCGAATGGTGTCGGAAGCCGCCTGCTGGACGCGGGTATGCACCTGCTTACGGGCGCTGGCAGGCGTCGGGGGCGCGGCGGCGGAAGTCGCGGCAAAGCACAGTAATGCTGCGGCCAGGGTGAGGCGGAAAAAGCCCTTCCCGTTATGCGGTGCAGATGGTGATAAAACGCTATGAATCATGATGTTATAAACCTGGCACGATAGTTGCTTTAAAGATTGCAGCAACACGGACTATCGGCACTGTCCACCATCACGAAGGAGTGAGTTGTGAGTATTAGTTTTGATAAGGCATTGGGCGTTCATCCGCAAGCTGTAGCACTTCGACTTTCCAGGGCGGAACTGCTTTCAGCAAACCTGGCTAACGTCGATACACCCAATTTCCAGGCTAAAGATATTGATTTTGCCGCGGAGATGCAACGTTCGCAGCGGGATTTCTTTCCAGGCTCGGCGGCGCAGAAGATGTATCGCGTGCCCTATCAGCCCTCCTCGGACGGCAACACCGTCGCGCTGGATGTGGAACAAACAGAGTTTGCTAAAAATGTTCAGGACTACCAGATGAGCCTGGCGTTTTTAAACATGAAATTCACTGGCCTGAAGAAGGCCATTGAAGGCAAGTAATTGAATCAGGTAACGATTAATGGCTTTTACCGATATCTACCGAGTCTCAGGCTCGGCCATGACGGCACAAACCGTCCGCCTGAACACCGTCGCCAGTAACCTCGCCAACGCCGACACCGCGGCGACGGCAGAAGCGGGCGTCTACAAAGCGCGTCGTCCGGTCTTCGCGGCGGTGTACCAGAACGACGAGCTGCTGAACAACAACGGCTTGTCCGGCGCCCGCGTGCAGGTGATGGACGTGGTGGAATCCGGCAATGCGGTGCAGCGGTATGAACCGCATCACCCGATGGCGAACCCGGACGGTTACGTCTGGTATCCCGACATCAACGTGGTGGAAGAGATGGCGGACATGATGTCCGCGTCGCGCAACTTCGAAACCAACGTCGATGTTCTTAACAATGTAAAAAGCATGCAGCAGAGCCTGCTGCGTCTGGGCGAGGCGTAATAGATGAGCGTGAATGGCGTTTCCACTCAATCCGGTACCACCACTTACGACAGCGGTGTATCCGCCAATGACAATAGCGCGGCGGGGATGAACAACCTGTTTATGCAGCTGCTGGTGGCACAAATCCAGAACCAGGATCCGTTGAATCCGACCGACGGCACCGAATACGTCGGCCAGCTCGCGCAGCTGACCCAGGTGCAGTCGATGGAGACCATGTCGAAATTAATGGCCAACAACGCGGTGCTGATGGACAACCTGCAAACCCTGTCGACGGGCAACCTGGTGGGCCAGAAGGTGATGGTTCAGACCGACACCATCAACACCGACGGCAGCACCAACATTGAAGGCCGTCTGACGCTGGATCATGCCGCCAACACCGTCACGGTGATCGTCAAAGACGAAAGCGGCACCGAGACCAAAATCGAGCTGGGCAAACAGGAAGCCGGTTCCGTGGACTTCACTATCGACCCGCAGGAACTGGGGCTGAAAGAGGGCAAGTACACCATGACCGTGATGACCGACAACGAACCGGCCAAAGTGCCGATCGAAGTCGGCGGCGTGGTGAGCAACGTGCGCATCCCGCTCGACGGCACCGCGACCGTGCTCAACATCACCGGCATCGGCGAAGTGGCGTACAACAACATCACCCAGTTTGGTCAATCCAGCGATAAAACCCCTAAGGGATTAACGAGTTAATCAGGAATTACTATGAGCTTTGATATTGCAGTTTCTGGCCTGAATGCCATCAACCAACAGCTTGGGGCGATCTCCAACAACATCGCCAACTCCGGCACCGTGGGCTTTAAATCCGGCCGCGCTGAGTTTGCTTCTTTATATGCCGAAGGCCAGCCGCTGGGCGTGGGCGTCACCGGCGTGGCGCAGAGTATCTCCAAAAGCGGAACCATTTTTGCCTCTGCCAACAGCCTGGATCTGGCGATCAACGGCGACGGCTTCTTTATGATGCGCGACAGCACCGGCACCACCGCCTACACCCGCGCGGGCTATATGCAAACCGACAACAACGGCAACCTGATCAACAACCTGGGCATGTACCTGCAGGGTTATCCGGTCGATGCTAACGGTGTGGTACAGACCGGCACCATCGGCAATCTGACCATCAGCAGCGGCTCGATTCCGGCGAAAGCGACCAGCACTCTCGACTTTACCGCCAACCTGAACGCCAACGAAAAGCTGCCGGAAAACGCCACCTTTGATCCGAAGGACGAAAAATCCTACAACCATACCTACGCCACGCAGGTGTTCGACTCCCTGGGCCGCGAACACACCATGAAGCAGTACTTCGTGAAAACCTCGGACAACGAGTGGGAAGTGCACTACTACATGGACGATCAGGATCTCGGCACCACCGAGAAAATGACCTTCACCGAGCAGGGCGTGTTGCAGGCGCCGACCGGGCCGGTGACCGTTAATGCAGATATTCCTGGCGCGGAAGGCATCGAACTGACCCTGAGCTACAGCGGCACCACCCAGTTCGGCTCTGATTTCTCGGTCAGCAAAAACAGCGGTAACGGCTACGCCTCGGGCGAACGTACCGGGCAGATGATCGACAAAGACGGCAGCGTCTACGCCACCTTCTCCAACGGCGAGCGCCTGTTGCAGGGCCAGCTGGTGCTGGCGAGCTTCTCCAACCCGAACGGCCTCTCGTCCCAGGATGGCACCACCTGGTCGCAAACCGCCAGTTCCGGCACGCCGCTGACGGGCGCACCGGGCACCGGCCTGCTGGGGGCGATCAGCTCCAACACTCTGGAAGGCTCTAACGTCGATCTCACCGCCGAACTGGTCGGGCTGATGACCGCCCAGCGTAACTACCAGGCCAACACCAAAGTGATCAGCACCAACGACAGCATGATGAATTCGCTGTTCCAGGCCCTGTAATGGACCACTTAATTTATACCGCCGTGAGCGGGGCGTCCCGCAGCCTCGCCCAGCAGCAGATCCACGCGAATAACCTGGCGAACGTCAACACCCAGGGTTTTCGTCACGATCTTGACAGCGCGATGTCGCAGCAGATTCAGGGGGAGGGTTATGCCTCCCGTTTTCTGGTGCAACAGCAGCAGGGCGGCGTCGATCTGACGCCGGGCGCGACGCGTGAAACCGGGCGCGATCTTGACGTCGCTGTTAAAGGTAGCGGCCTGATTGCGCTGGTCAGCGGCAACCGCGAGGTCTACACCCGCAACGGCCAGATGGAAGTCGGCCCGGAAGGCGATCTGACCATCGACGGCCTGCCGGTCTCCGGCGACAACGGCCCGATCGTGCTCCCGCCGTTCTCGTCCGTCAGCATCGCCGACGACGGGGTGATCACTATCGTGGCGGACGACGGTGATATTGCCGCGCCGATGGACGTCGACCGCATCAAGCTGGTGGATATCGCCGCTGACCAGTTGAGCAAAAACAGCGCCGGTTTCCTGGTGACCAACGCCAACGTCAATCCGCGTACCGAAGAGGTGGAAGTGGTTTCCGGCCACCTGGAAACCTCGAACGTCTCGGCGATTAACGAGATGGTCTCCAGCATCGCGCTCAACCGTCAGTTCGAAGCGCAAATCAAAATGATGAAGGCGGCAGAAGATCTGGCGACAGCGGGCAATCGCCTGCTGCGTAACGCCTGATTTTTTTCCGCTTAGCGAAAAGGAAAACCCATGAATCCCGCTTTATGGATCAGTAAAACCGGTCTTGCCGCGCAAGACGCGAAGATGAGCGCCATCTCCAACAACCTGGCGAACGTCAACACCACCGGGTTTAAGCGCGATCGCGTGATGTTCGCCGATCTGTTCTATCAGAATCAGCGCACGCCGGGCGGTCAGCTTGACCAGAACAACACCTCGCCGACGGGTATTCAGTTCGGTACTGGCGTCAAAATCGTCGGCACCCAGAAAGAGTTCACCACCGGCAACATCCAGAACACCGGACAGACGCTGGACGTCGCCATCACCGGCCAGGGCTTTTTCCAGGTCGAAACCAGCGACGGCGATATCGCCTACACCCGCGCCGGTAACTTCCAGAAAAACCCGGACGGCCTGCTGACCAACGCTCAGGGCCTGCCGCTGGTGCCGCAGATTGAACTGCCGGACAACGTCAAAGATCTGCAGATCGGCAAAGACGGCACCGTCACCGCGACGGTCGCGGGCGAAGCTGACCCGGTGGAACTGGGACAGATCACCCTGGTGAACTTCGTCAATCCGGCCGGACTGGAAGCCCTCGGCGGCAACCTGTATCGCGAAACCGCCGCCAGCGGTGAAGCGGTGGAAGGCGTGGCGGGCGAAGAGGCATTCGGGCAGCTCGAACAGGGCTCGCTGGAAGGCTCCAACGTTCAGGTCGTGGAAGAGATGGTGGATATGATCACCGTTCAGCGCGCCTACGAGATGAACGCCAAAATGGTCTCGGCGGCGGATGACATGCTCAAATTTGTCACGCAGTCGATGTAACGCGTGAAGTGAAAAAGAAATGAAAAAGCAGTTAGTTATTGGATTTGTTGCGCTGCTGCTGGCCGGGTGTGAAAGCCCGGCGCTGTTAGTGCAAAAAGATGATGCGGCCTACGCGCCGCCAGAAGATTTCTCCATGCCGACCACCAAAGTGCAGGGCGGCGGGCTGTATAACGGCAACTACAACTGGTCCCTGACGCAGGACCGCCGCGCCTATCGCGTGGGCGACATCCTGACGGTGAAACTGGACGAATCCACCCAGGCCAGCAAACAGGCGCGGACCAACTTCGGCAAGAAAAATGACGTCTCGATTGGCGTGCCGGAAGCCTTTGGTCACTCCGTGGATAAGCTCTCCGGCTCCATTGACGGCAGCCGCAATTTCAACGGCAACGCCACCTCCCAGCAGCAAAACAGCCTGCGCGGGGCCATCACCGTGGCGGTCTACAAAGTGCTGCCTAACGGCGTGCTCGCGGTGCGCGGTGAAAAATGGCTGACCCTCAATCAGGGCGATGAATACATGCGCGTCACCGGACTGGTGCGTGCGGAAGACGTGGAGCGCGATAACTCGGTCTCCTCCCAGCGGATCGCCAACGCGCGCATCTCCTACGCCGGACGCGGGGCGCTCAGCGACTCCAACTCCGCAGGCTGGCTGACGCGCTTCTTCAACCATCCGCTATTCCCAATTTAATGGAGTCTGCGATGCGTAAAGCAATGCTATTTCTGATGCTGCTCTGGACGACGGCGGCCAGCGCAGAGCGCCTGGGGAATGTGGTCGATATTCAGGGCGTGCGCGGCAACCAGCTGGTGGGTTACAGCCTGGTGGTCGGCCTCGACGGCACCGGCGATAAAAACCAGGTGAAATTCACTAGCCAGTCGGTGACTAACATGCTGCGCCAGTTTGGCGTCCAGCTGCCGACCAAAATCGATCCGAAAGTGAAAAACGTCGCCGCCGTGGCGATCAGCGCCACGCTTCCGCCGGGCTATGCGCGCGGGCAGAGTATCGACATCACCGTTTCGTCGATTGGCGATGCCAAAAGCCTGCGCGGCGGCACCTTGCTCCTGACGCAGCTGCGCGGGGCCGACGGCGAAGTCTACGCCCTGGCGCAGGGCAACGTGGTGGTCGGCGGCGTGAAAGCCGAAGGCAACAGCGGATCGAGCGTGACCATCAACACCCCAACCGTGGGCCGCGTGCCAAATGGCGGATCCGTCGAGCGCGAAGTGCCATCTGATTTCCAGCAGAACAACCAGGTGATCCTCAACCTCAAACGCCCAAGTTTTAAAACCGCCAACAGCGTGGCCGTGGCCCTGAACAGTGCGTTTGGCTCCGGCACGGCGACCGCGCAGAGCGCCACCAACGTGACGGTCAACGCGCCGCTGTCGGCGGGCGAGCGCGTGGCCTTTATGTCGATGCTGGAAGACGTGCAAATTAATGCGGGCAAACAGCCGCCGCGCGTGGTGTTCAACGCCCGCACCGGCACCGTGGTGATCGGCGACGGCGTGGTGGTGCGCGCTGCGGCGGTGTCTCACGGCAACCTGACCGTGACCATTCGTGAATCCTCGAACGTCAGCCAGCCGGGCGCGTTCAGCCAGGGCCAGACGGTGGTCACGCCGCAAAGCGACGTCGATGTTAATCGCGGCAGCGGTCAGATGGTAACCATCGCGGCGGGCACCAGCCTGCGCAGCATTGTGAACACCATCAACAGCCTCGGCGCGTCGCCAGACGACACCATGGCGATCCTGCAGGCCCTGCACGAAGCGGGCGCGCTCGATGCTGAACTGGTTGTGATTTAAGGAGAGACCATGCTACAGGCGATCAAACCCCAGACCAGCGTTCTGCCCGGCGATTTTACCGGCCAGGTCAAACCGCAGAATCTCGAGCAGGCTGCGGAGCAGTTCGAAGGCATTTTTCTGCGCTCGATGCTCCAGCAAATGCGTAAAGCCTCCGAAGCGCTGGTGGACAACAATCCGTTCGACAGCAAACAGCAGCGCATGATGCGCGATTTTTACGACGACAAGCTGGCATCCCAGCTGGCGTCCCAGCGCAGCACCGGCATCGCCCAGATGATCATCACCCAGCTCGGCCCGCAGGAAAGCGCGCCGCTTAAGAATTCGCAGGGAATGGTCGCTTTACAGGAACATCCGAAGACATTAACGCCCCCCGTCGTTCCGGTAATACGCCGCGGGCAGGAGTAATCCATGAACATGATCAACATTGCCTTTAGCGGCCTGCAGGCAGCGCAGTTTGGGATGAGCGTGACCTCCATGAACATCTCCAACGTGCTGACGCCGGGCTACAGCCGTCAGGGCATTATCCAGAGCTCCGTCACCACCCTGGGGCCGGGCGGCATGTCCGCCGGGGCGGGCGTGCAGGTGGACAGCATCCGCCGCATTTCCGATCAGTACCTGACGGGCCAGGTGTGGCAGAGCAACAGCAAAGCCAACTACTACGGGATCAACAACCAGTATCTCAGCTCGCTGGAGAAGGTGATTGGCACCGACTCCACCAGTCTGGGTAACGGTCTGGATGATTTCTTCTCGGCCTTGAGCGCGTTAACCGCCGGGCCGGAAAGCGAAGCCAACCGCCAGCAGCTGCTGAACCAGGCGCAATCTCTGGCGACCCGTTTCAACAACATGAACGACTTCATCGACAGCCAGAAAACCTCGGTCAGTAATCAGCGCAACACCATGGTCGATCAGATGAACACCCTGACCGCCGGGATCGCCGACTACAACAAGAAAATCATGGAGATGGATTCGACGGGCGGGAACAGCAACGTCCTGCGCGATCAGCGTGACGAGCTGGTGAAACAGCTCAGCACCTATAGCGACGTGAAAGTCACGGAAGACAGCAACGGCAGCTACTCCGTGTCGATGAAAAACGGTCAGCCGCTGGTGAGCGGCAAGGTGGCCGGGCAGCTCAGCGCTACCACCGACGCCAAAGGTAACTCCGTCTTAAACCTGAAGTTTTCCGGCAGCGATTTCTCGCTCAACCCGTCGACCGGCGGCCAGCTCGGCGCGCTGTACGACTACGAAACCGGCGATCTGGCGGATATGCAGGCCTCCGTGCAGGGGATGGCGGAGACCGTCGCCACGCTGTTTAACGATCAGCTGGCGCAGGGCTTCGATAAGAACGGCAATCCGGGCAAACCGCTGTTTACCTTCGATCTGACCAATCCGGCGGGCATGTTGCAGGTCAACGATCTCAAACCTGACGAACTGGCGCTCTCCGGAAATAAGGACGAGCAGGGTAACGGCGACAACCTGCAGGCATTGATCGACCTGAAAAACAAAAAGGTCGATATCGGCGGGATGGGCAACATGAGCCTGAACGAAGGGGCGGCGGCGATCATCTCCAACATCGGTATCGCCAGCAAACAGTCGAAGAGTGAGCTTGAGGCAGCCCAGGCGGTGTTTGACCAGGCGCAGCTGCAGCGCAATAACCTCAGCGCGGTCAACCAGGACGAAGAGGCGATTAACCTGCAGGTTTACATGCAGGCGTATCAGTCCAACGTCAAAGTGATTGCCACCGGCAACCAGATTTTTACCGACCTGTTAGGCCTGTTCTAAGGGTTGTGAAGGAACGAAATTATGCGAATCAGTAGTCTTTATAATTCCGACGCCATGATGGCGCAGCTTGGCGTCAACGGCACCCGTATGAGCAAGCTGATGGAGCAGATGGCGACCCAGAAGCGAATCAACGTCCCGTCGGACGACCCGGTGGCCGCGACCCGTCTGGTGCAGCTCAACCGCGAGCAGTCGGCTATTCAGCAGTATCAGAGCAACATCTCGCGTCTTAGCGGATCGCTGTCCAGCCAGGAAGCGCACGTTACCGCGATGAGCAACCAGCTCCTGTCGCTCAATGACAAACTGCTGGCGGCGGCGAACGGCGACACACACAGCAGCGAAGATATGGTGGGTTTTGGCAACGAGCTGTCGTCGATGCTCGACTCGCTGGTGGCGTCGATCAACGCCCAGAACGAAAACGGTAGCTATCTCTTCTCCGGCACCAAAACGGACGCCAAACCGGTGGTCTGGGATGAGGCGCAGGGGAAATACATTTACCAGGGCAACAACGGCACGCGGGAAACCACGGTCGCCAACGGGGTGAACGTCACCGAAAACACCAACGTCGTGCAGGCGTTTGGTAACGGCACCGATCTGGAGATGCTGAACAAGCTGAAAGCCCTGAGTGAGAAAATGCAGGACCCGAGCATTCCGGTCAGCGACTATCAGGATGAGATGAACGAGATGCTATCCCTTTCGTCTGATACCCGCGACAAAGTGGCGGCGCAGCTGACCGATCTGGGTGGACGCCAGAACCGACTGACCATGCTCGGCGATGCCCATACGGACGTCAGCACCGCCAACGATCAGGTGGTGCGCGACCTGTCGGATACCGACTGGGCGACGACCAGCATCAACCTTCAGCTGTACACCAACTCGGTACAGGTCACTAACAAAGCGTACAGCATGATCAGTCAGCTCTCGCTCTTCAGCATGTTGTAATGGTTATGCAGGTAGGATTAAAAACCACCACCGCCTCCAGCACCGCGTCCGCCGTCCGGACGTCGCCGGGGGCACCGGCGCAAATTACCCGCACCGAGCGCGTGGCGAACACCCCGCGCGCGACGGCGCCATTCCCCGAGGCGGCGCTGCTTTCGCGCCGTCCGATGCGCTATAACGTCCAGCTTAATCAGCAGCTGACGGCGGTTCAGCAGGCGGACAATTATCTGTCAGAAGCCGAGACCCAACTGCTGGTGCTGCGTCATCAGAAAGGTTCAGCCCCGTCGGGCCTGAACACGCTGCTGCATCAGCGCGGACAGCTGTCGGGTGGGACGATCGATCGCAACTTCAACATCACGCTCCAGCAAAAAAGCCAGGTGAACTTCACCCTGCCGGGCGTTGAAAAACTGCTGGAACAGCCGCAGGGCGAGACGCTGGTGTTCCAGCTCGGCGGCGGCCAGCGCGAACTGACAGCCGTGGCGCTGCCTGCAAACTCCTCACCGCGTCAGGTGCTGGCGCATCTCAATGTGGGACTGGGCCGCTTAGGCATTAACGCGACGCTGGCCCCCGAGGGGAAGGTCGCTTTCCAGGTCGACGAAGCCCGCTGGTCGCGCGTCAGCCAGCATCTCAGCGTGCGCGGCGAAGGACAACATTTCCCGGCGGATGCGTTCACCCTGTTGGCTCCGCAGGCGGAAACCAGCCGCGAAGATGAGATTGGTTTGTTAGTCAGTCGCTGGGAGCGTGGCGACGGGAAGAAGTTGCAGCAGACGCTGGACCAGATTACTCGCGAGCGCAGCAAATTACATTTTCATCAGGACCGCGTCGCGACGCGCATTCAGGATATGTCGACGGTTTACACGCCGGGCGAAGCGCTCGAAACGGCGCGCGCGCTGGGAGATGCACTAGCCGGGAGCGGCAAGCAGTTTGGATTGCTGACGCAAGCGCTGGCAGCGCAGGGGAATGTTCATCAGGTGACGGTGAAGAATTTGTTGGGGTGAGGGTTTTCGATAATTTATAGAGCAGGTTGTGGCCTGCTCTTCATTTGCGGTGATTCTGAGTGACAGATCAAAGATCCTAACCATAAGGGCTGAGATCACTACAATACTCAGTGTTAACGTCAGTATTCAGTTTGCTAGAAAAGCCCACTTTTCTTACAGATCTTATCCTGCCAGTTTTTTAAATTTTCATGTGTCGTTAAATCACTAATAATAATATCCCCGGCGCTTTTTATATACTCTGGGTCTTTAACATAAATCTCATACTCATGATTCTGCTCAGGAATAAAAGAAACCCGTTTCTCATAAGTACGATTATTCCCATAATAATCTGCCTCGTTCATACTGCTCATGACCATGAGGCGTTGCCCCGGTTTTATTGCGTATTCCTTTACCTTTTCATTACCAAAGCTACTCGGAGTGTGCATATTTATTTTTTTGGCAGAACCAGCACTGTAATCAGCTGTACTCAACAATGACAGGTGAAAGGCTGATGTCAGTTTTCTGCTTTCAAACTCTTTATAGCAATCACCATCCAACTCATAAAAAACAAGGCTGAGTTTGCCTTTATCCAGGACTCTTATTTTTGCTGCATCGCTCCCTGTATAATCTTCCACTGAGCGCTTCATATCAAGTTGACAACCAGATAATAAAATTACCGAAAATAACGTCAGGTACATATTTACAAACTTCATACATCAACCCTTAAAACTAAGCATATTAATTTGATGGGAATATAAAAATTGCACTTGTCTTCTTGATAGTTTAGATGTACTTCGAATTATACTATTGCGTGATTAAAATTTGTTTCATGATTTTGTTTACTTCATCAAAAGCAAACTTTACGGTTATAATTTAAAGAGAGCGGAAATGAGTCCGCTCTCTTTGGGTTTATGATCAGAATCGATAACCGACACCAATATTAAAACCATTAACTGCATGGTCGTTCGCACCATCATCCAGTTTTGAACCTTCATAACCCACGTCAATGACAAAATTATCCAGCGGGCTGATCTGAACACCGGCTCCATAAACCAGGGATGTGGAATCATGGCTTCCACCATCGACATTACCCATATCAACTAAACCACGAGTGCCTTCGTAATTCTTCCAGTTATAGTTGTAATCAACTTTATTATAGCTGGCACCGAGTAGGGCATAGACGCTAACGATCTCGTTAAAACGCCAGGCCGGGCCTGCAGCCAGCGAGTAATATTTTACGTTCGCATGCAGATCAATTTTATCGCGATCAACGTAATAAGAACTGCTCTCGGAACCTGTCATAAAAGTAAATGAAGTGATAATGCTTAGCGGAGAATCCCACTCATAACGGTATTTCAGGTTCATGCCATTGATGTTTTTGAAACCTTCAACATGAGCCTGTGCATATCCTGCAGTAATAGAACTCTCTGCCTGTACCGCAGCAGAAACGCCCAACGCAGACAGAAAAACGGCGGTTAATACAGAGTATTTCATTGACATACATCATCCTTAATATGAGATAAAAATTTGGTGGGTTCGTCAGTTAATACAGTGGCACCGCCGCACCCAATCCAGTACAACACAAGGCTAATTAAAAATGCAATTATAGTATGCTGTTTTTACCTTAAGCAACCTATCCTTCGACAAGGCTAATAACATTATTCATTGCTGCTAATATCACGGATAACAGGTAGTAGTACAGATCTCATTACAAAACTCTGTTGGCATTACCGATACTTATTTATATGTTTAAAACTTTGGGTAGGGTTGTTCTGCGTTAAGCTTTCCTCCTAAATCTTTCTACAATGCAATGTTACATGACGTTGTATTGTTTTCTGAATGCCCCTCGCATTTTATGAAATCTACACACTTGTCATATACTGTGTTTTTATTCAGTACGATATAATGAACGTACAAAAAAACACGTAAATCAACAATGGTGGAATAACTAAACATATAA
It includes:
- the flgL gene encoding flagellar hook-associated protein FlgL; translated protein: MRISSLYNSDAMMAQLGVNGTRMSKLMEQMATQKRINVPSDDPVAATRLVQLNREQSAIQQYQSNISRLSGSLSSQEAHVTAMSNQLLSLNDKLLAAANGDTHSSEDMVGFGNELSSMLDSLVASINAQNENGSYLFSGTKTDAKPVVWDEAQGKYIYQGNNGTRETTVANGVNVTENTNVVQAFGNGTDLEMLNKLKALSEKMQDPSIPVSDYQDEMNEMLSLSSDTRDKVAAQLTDLGGRQNRLTMLGDAHTDVSTANDQVVRDLSDTDWATTSINLQLYTNSVQVTNKAYSMISQLSLFSML
- a CDS encoding Ail/Lom family outer membrane beta-barrel protein; this encodes MSMKYSVLTAVFLSALGVSAAVQAESSITAGYAQAHVEGFKNINGMNLKYRYEWDSPLSIITSFTFMTGSESSSYYVDRDKIDLHANVKYYSLAAGPAWRFNEIVSVYALLGASYNKVDYNYNWKNYEGTRGLVDMGNVDGGSHDSTSLVYGAGVQISPLDNFVIDVGYEGSKLDDGANDHAVNGFNIGVGYRF